The bacterium genome has a segment encoding these proteins:
- a CDS encoding M14 family metallocarboxypeptidase: MKTTQNYYPIGEPGKAWSKEEKKQWFEKQVVQRSYEKDVCVPLQKLATEHFALERFGILDYRFKQYPQFLVKSHNWSKTKPNVLITGGVHGYETSGVHGALRFLEMHAKRYKDDFNFLIFPCVSPWSYETINRWNPDAIDPNRSFYKESRAQECTSIIEVVESIGQDILVHFDLHETTDTDASEFTPALAARDGRVIERDEVPDGFYLVADQDNYCPSFHQAMINRVQTVTHIAQADSQGNILDVKTDQPGVIQYDARKLHLCMALSQPEYSTTTEVYPDSPKVDDENCIVAQVAAITAGLDYLLSI, encoded by the coding sequence ATGAAAACAACTCAAAATTATTATCCAATAGGTGAACCAGGAAAAGCTTGGTCAAAAGAAGAAAAAAAGCAATGGTTTGAAAAGCAAGTTGTTCAAAGGTCTTATGAAAAAGATGTTTGCGTGCCTCTTCAAAAGCTAGCAACAGAGCACTTTGCTTTAGAGCGATTTGGCATTCTGGATTATAGGTTTAAACAATATCCGCAGTTTTTAGTAAAAAGTCACAACTGGTCAAAGACCAAGCCCAATGTTCTAATAACAGGAGGTGTTCATGGTTATGAGACCAGCGGTGTCCACGGAGCCTTACGTTTTTTAGAAATGCATGCAAAAAGATATAAAGATGATTTTAATTTTTTAATTTTTCCCTGTGTAAGTCCATGGAGCTATGAAACCATCAATCGCTGGAATCCTGATGCAATCGATCCAAATCGATCTTTTTATAAAGAGAGTCGGGCACAGGAATGTACATCCATTATTGAGGTGGTAGAGAGCATAGGGCAAGATATTTTAGTTCATTTTGATTTGCATGAAACCACCGATACCGATGCCAGTGAATTTACACCTGCTCTAGCAGCAAGAGATGGGAGGGTAATAGAGCGAGACGAAGTGCCCGATGGATTTTACCTGGTTGCAGACCAGGATAATTATTGTCCAAGCTTTCATCAAGCTATGATTAACCGCGTTCAAACAGTGACTCATATTGCCCAAGCCGATTCACAAGGCAATATTTTGGATGTCAAAACTGATCAACCTGGGGTTATTCAATATGACGCTAGAAAACTACATTTATGTATGGCTTTGAGCCAGCCAGAATATTCAACCACAACTGAAGTTTATCCAGATAGCCCAAAGGTGGACGATGAAAACTGCATTGTCGCTCAGGTTGCAGCGATAACAGCTGGTCTGGATTATTTATTGAGCATCTAA
- the tmk gene encoding dTMP kinase, which translates to MKKATFIVFEGIEGVGKSTQVKLLHDFLESQGKTVVSTREPGGTPQADEIRKCIVRSSKGSLLPLTELFLIEAARKEHVEKVLKPQLQLADYILCDRYIYSSLAYQGYAGGLDLNTIGMLNQLATDNVLPDQVILLDTEPELGIQRSLARLSKQKQQLREDRFENEGLDFHQKVRKGFLTIAQNNKRFTVLDANQDIDTLHHSILNTLGLSQ; encoded by the coding sequence TTGAAAAAAGCAACGTTTATTGTTTTTGAAGGCATCGAGGGTGTTGGCAAAAGCACCCAGGTTAAACTGTTGCATGATTTCCTTGAATCCCAAGGAAAAACCGTTGTTTCTACACGAGAACCTGGAGGAACACCCCAGGCTGATGAAATAAGAAAATGTATCGTTCGCTCTAGCAAAGGATCTCTGTTACCTTTAACAGAGCTTTTTCTTATTGAAGCTGCTCGCAAAGAACATGTTGAAAAAGTCCTTAAACCACAACTTCAATTGGCAGACTATATTCTCTGTGACCGCTATATTTATTCATCCTTGGCTTATCAAGGTTATGCTGGTGGCTTAGATTTAAACACTATTGGCATGCTCAACCAATTGGCAACTGATAATGTATTGCCTGATCAAGTTATTTTACTCGATACCGAACCTGAACTGGGAATACAGCGTTCCCTTGCACGATTATCAAAACAAAAACAACAACTTCGTGAAGATCGTTTTGAAAACGAGGGTTTAGATTTTCATCAAAAAGTTAGAAAGGGCTTTTTAACCATTGCCCAAAACAATAAGCGTTTTACTGTTTTAGATGCCAATCAGGATATTGATACGCTCCATCATTCTATTCTTAATACATTAGGGTTAAGTCAATGA
- a CDS encoding TIGR02266 family protein yields MQNFSDQRESKRVPVEFKVDFLKEGNYLFENATNISEHGIFLETDQPMDLGTVVHLKFTLPDSGVEIEAKAEVMWINPVKEQAKENYHAGMGLKFVQLSDLDRQSILAVIKKLALLESMS; encoded by the coding sequence ATGCAAAATTTTAGCGATCAAAGAGAGTCAAAAAGAGTTCCTGTTGAGTTTAAAGTTGATTTTTTAAAGGAGGGTAATTACCTTTTTGAAAATGCAACCAACATCAGTGAACATGGGATTTTCTTAGAAACAGACCAACCCATGGACCTGGGGACAGTCGTTCATTTAAAATTTACATTACCAGATAGTGGAGTTGAAATAGAGGCAAAAGCTGAGGTGATGTGGATCAACCCAGTTAAAGAACAAGCAAAAGAAAATTATCATGCTGGAATGGGACTGAAATTTGTTCAGCTAAGTGATTTGGATCGGCAAAGTATTTTAGCTGTGATTAAAAAATTAGCGTTATTAGAAAGCATGTCTTGA
- a CDS encoding LysM peptidoglycan-binding domain-containing protein yields the protein MNFNKAFFFCITFIVTLIVSSCTQKKPQDLSTAQISGQNEATAFFEAEKSLANTAQEENQTSKAKNNKKQAKQKQPEFDIPVVMNDKVEKWLNYFQGRGRKSYARWLARSGKYIPMMKKILAENGLPLDLVYLSMIESGYHPKAYSHAHASGLWQFISGTGRRYGLKSNWWIDERRDAEKSSLAAAQYLKDLYNMFDHWYLAAAGYNAGEFKILRAIKRYDTNDFWEMSRFRYLKPETKNYVPKMIAAAIIAKEPEKYGFTDIEYQEPLQYSKVLIQKPTELSIIAKYLNIPSKTLKDLNPELLRGVTPPKYPNYELKIPLGMELAFEEALPQISKHTVDLVTKHRVRRGEVLSTIARKYRVPYRSIMRINNMHSTRIRAGQLLVIPQKRGNVYSGSQTTAKKSSSVAVKTRQQAIPASGQYKVRSGDSLWSISRKFSVSVSQLRQWNKIKNSRTVQIGQNIFVQSPGVVSGQKQTAQNDGQWIYYQVQQGDSLWSIAREHGTSVNNVVEWNDLNPNNITLYPGNTIKIKPIKS from the coding sequence ATGAATTTTAATAAAGCTTTTTTCTTTTGCATAACATTTATTGTAACTTTGATTGTTAGTTCTTGTACACAAAAAAAACCTCAAGATTTATCTACTGCCCAAATATCAGGACAAAATGAAGCAACAGCCTTTTTTGAAGCCGAGAAATCGCTAGCAAACACTGCTCAAGAGGAAAATCAAACGTCTAAGGCTAAAAACAATAAAAAACAGGCAAAACAGAAACAGCCTGAATTTGACATCCCTGTTGTCATGAATGACAAAGTAGAAAAATGGCTAAATTATTTTCAGGGTAGAGGCAGAAAATCCTATGCTCGTTGGCTTGCACGTTCAGGAAAATACATTCCTATGATGAAAAAAATATTGGCTGAAAATGGTTTGCCTTTAGATTTAGTCTATCTTTCTATGATTGAAAGTGGCTATCATCCAAAAGCTTACTCTCATGCTCATGCCAGTGGATTATGGCAGTTCATCAGTGGTACTGGCAGACGCTATGGCTTAAAATCCAATTGGTGGATAGATGAGCGCAGAGATGCTGAGAAATCATCCTTAGCTGCTGCTCAATACTTAAAAGATCTCTACAATATGTTTGACCACTGGTATTTGGCTGCTGCAGGCTACAATGCTGGTGAGTTTAAAATTCTACGCGCCATAAAACGCTATGACACCAATGATTTTTGGGAAATGTCTCGTTTTAGATATCTAAAACCTGAAACAAAAAACTACGTGCCAAAAATGATTGCTGCAGCCATCATTGCTAAAGAACCTGAAAAATATGGCTTTACAGACATTGAATATCAAGAACCTCTTCAATACTCTAAAGTTCTTATTCAAAAACCTACGGAACTTTCGATTATTGCAAAGTACTTAAACATTCCCTCAAAAACTTTAAAAGATCTTAACCCAGAGCTTTTACGGGGCGTAACCCCACCAAAATATCCCAACTATGAGTTAAAAATTCCTTTGGGTATGGAACTTGCCTTTGAAGAAGCTTTACCCCAAATCAGCAAACATACGGTTGACTTAGTAACCAAGCATCGCGTACGCCGTGGTGAAGTTTTATCGACTATTGCTAGAAAGTACCGTGTTCCTTATAGAAGCATTATGCGCATCAATAACATGCATTCGACTCGTATCCGCGCCGGTCAACTCCTGGTTATACCCCAAAAACGTGGCAACGTTTACTCGGGGTCACAAACAACGGCAAAAAAATCCTCTTCTGTCGCCGTAAAAACACGCCAACAAGCTATTCCTGCATCAGGCCAATACAAAGTCAGGTCTGGGGACTCTTTATGGTCAATTTCACGCAAATTTAGTGTTTCTGTAAGCCAACTTAGACAGTGGAACAAAATCAAAAATTCAAGAACCGTGCAAATTGGTCAAAATATTTTTGTTCAATCTCCAGGTGTTGTATCAGGTCAGAAACAAACTGCACAAAATGATGGTCAGTGGATTTATTACCAAGTTCAACAAGGAGACTCTCTATGGTCTATTGCTAGAGAACATGGAACCAGTGTCAACAATGTTGTAGAGTGGAATGATCTTAATCCAAATAATATTACGCTCTATCCTGGAAATACCATCAAGATTAAACCTATTAAGTCTTAA
- a CDS encoding TatD family hydrolase produces MESSSITPVAPYSIIDSHAHLDQDAFKGDVTGAVARAKQAGVIAMLQIIMGPDKEQIQESLDLAEEYKPFMFPTLGIHPHDAKLFNDHALETLNHFFDNHHLYAVGEIGLDYYYENSAKEKQIGCFDQLLNLAQEKNKPICVHTRDAFDDTYALCKNHDIFNRQGGVIHCFSSNKTEARKFLDLGAYISFSGIVTFNKAQDVQEAAKYVPVDRILIETDSPFLAPVPLRGKRNEPAYTVKVLEHIAALKGLNSHDLAKQTFNNTQSLFKLPLDAQ; encoded by the coding sequence ATGGAATCTAGCTCAATAACACCAGTAGCGCCCTACTCAATTATTGACTCTCATGCTCACCTCGATCAAGATGCCTTTAAGGGTGATGTTACAGGAGCAGTAGCCCGTGCAAAACAAGCAGGTGTAATTGCAATGCTACAAATCATCATGGGCCCAGACAAAGAGCAAATACAGGAAAGTCTTGATTTAGCAGAAGAGTATAAGCCATTTATGTTTCCTACATTGGGCATTCATCCGCATGATGCAAAACTTTTCAACGATCATGCTTTAGAAACTTTAAATCATTTTTTTGACAACCATCATCTCTATGCTGTTGGTGAAATTGGCTTAGATTACTATTATGAAAACTCAGCAAAAGAAAAACAAATAGGCTGTTTTGATCAATTGCTCAATCTTGCTCAAGAAAAAAATAAACCTATTTGTGTCCATACCAGAGATGCCTTTGATGATACCTATGCCTTATGTAAAAATCATGACATCTTTAATCGTCAAGGTGGCGTTATCCATTGTTTTTCTTCCAATAAAACTGAAGCAAGAAAGTTTCTAGACCTGGGCGCCTACATTTCTTTTTCTGGAATTGTTACCTTTAACAAAGCTCAAGACGTCCAGGAAGCTGCAAAGTATGTTCCCGTTGACAGAATACTCATTGAAACTGACAGCCCATTCCTTGCACCGGTGCCCTTGAGGGGAAAGCGCAATGAACCTGCTTACACTGTAAAAGTTTTAGAACACATTGCTGCTTTAAAAGGTTTAAACTCTCACGACCTAGCTAAACAAACCTTTAACAATACGCAAAGTTTATTTAAACTTCCTTTAGATGCTCAATAA
- a CDS encoding C40 family peptidase: protein MGFDILSTNNNFKSHFLKKRLVLSLSFFLFFSISACHKTLKKNNMLWDSHSNATKRRRLVADAYQLKRARSYQFEDAHFSYDCSGYIASILHRNGLLTKKYARTQKVKGNGVSILYQFIEKNGSILDKDQFPKMGDIVFFSNTYDRNRDGKNNDVLSHIGIIENVSNDGQITFLHHSSGKVRKSYLNNGFANQHKDKNKTLLNSFLRRRRSSDPSNTKYLAAQLVHSYGSLILK, encoded by the coding sequence ATGGGTTTTGATATCTTGAGTACGAACAACAACTTTAAAAGTCACTTTTTAAAAAAACGTCTTGTTTTATCCTTATCCTTTTTTTTGTTTTTTTCTATCAGCGCCTGCCATAAAACATTAAAAAAAAACAACATGTTATGGGACAGTCACTCTAATGCAACCAAGCGCAGAAGATTGGTTGCCGATGCCTACCAACTGAAGAGAGCTCGATCCTATCAATTTGAAGATGCTCACTTTTCATATGATTGTAGCGGTTACATTGCCAGCATTTTACACCGCAATGGCTTGCTCACTAAAAAGTATGCTAGAACCCAAAAAGTCAAAGGCAATGGTGTCTCTATTCTTTATCAATTCATTGAAAAAAATGGTTCTATTTTAGATAAAGACCAGTTTCCAAAAATGGGGGATATTGTTTTTTTCTCTAATACTTACGACCGCAATCGTGATGGGAAAAACAATGATGTTTTAAGTCACATTGGAATTATAGAAAATGTCAGCAATGATGGCCAAATCACTTTTTTACATCACAGCAGTGGCAAAGTGCGTAAATCCTATTTAAACAATGGCTTTGCCAATCAACACAAAGATAAAAATAAAACGCTGTTAAACAGTTTTTTAAGACGTAGACGTTCCAGCGACCCCAGTAATACCAAGTATTTAGCAGCACAATTGGTGCATTCTTATGGTTCTTTAATTTTAAAATAA
- a CDS encoding septal ring lytic transglycosylase RlpA family protein: MMQRKKYTSSLWTMLLLLSLSFFKTACGHKSMRRSVVAHPGNSQVGYASWYGPGFHGKKTASGQTYNMHKMTAAHKSLPFGSQVKVTRLDTGNSVTVTINDRGPFIEGRIIDLSYKAAKKLGLDQDGVSKVRMTVIKGKTESFVDNTYPNQYWVQLGYFSVHNNAKSFLKKLKKQNVSNSLSIISAPKKRYRVCSGPFSDRAQAEQELAKIKSYGHDGLVLHNPRK, translated from the coding sequence ATGATGCAAAGAAAAAAATACACTTCAAGCTTATGGACAATGTTATTGTTGCTCAGCTTATCTTTTTTTAAGACTGCCTGCGGACATAAATCCATGCGCCGTTCAGTGGTTGCTCATCCAGGCAATAGCCAAGTTGGTTACGCATCTTGGTATGGCCCAGGCTTCCACGGTAAAAAAACAGCTTCTGGACAGACCTATAACATGCACAAAATGACAGCTGCCCATAAATCTTTGCCCTTTGGTAGTCAAGTTAAGGTTACGCGCTTAGATACTGGAAACTCAGTCACGGTTACCATCAATGATCGAGGTCCATTTATTGAGGGGAGAATCATTGATCTATCCTACAAAGCTGCAAAAAAACTAGGACTTGACCAAGACGGTGTCAGTAAAGTTAGAATGACGGTCATAAAAGGTAAAACCGAGTCATTTGTTGATAACACTTACCCCAACCAATATTGGGTTCAACTGGGTTATTTTAGTGTCCATAATAATGCCAAAAGTTTCTTAAAAAAACTAAAAAAACAAAATGTTTCCAATAGCTTAAGTATTATTTCTGCCCCCAAAAAACGTTACAGAGTGTGTTCCGGGCCATTTTCAGATCGGGCGCAGGCAGAGCAGGAGCTGGCAAAAATAAAATCCTATGGACACGATGGCTTGGTCTTGCATAATCCAAGAAAATAG
- a CDS encoding RDD family protein, with protein sequence MPKADSVHRVIAKLIDFLIVGFLASVSPFFGSLAGAIYIMIGDGFFNGQSLGKKFLNLQVKVIGEEREMRECGFKDSIVRNLPFSVFIVLHGIPVIGVIFLFLAIVFCALELYFVLNDHKGIRVGDIYAETQVINEEKKSLEIKA encoded by the coding sequence ATGCCAAAAGCAGATTCAGTTCATAGAGTTATTGCAAAATTAATTGATTTTTTAATTGTTGGCTTTTTAGCCAGTGTTTCGCCTTTTTTTGGATCTTTAGCCGGCGCTATTTATATAATGATTGGCGATGGGTTTTTTAACGGCCAGAGCCTTGGTAAAAAGTTTTTAAACTTACAGGTCAAAGTCATTGGTGAAGAAAGAGAAATGCGTGAGTGCGGCTTTAAAGATTCTATTGTTAGAAATTTACCTTTTTCCGTTTTTATTGTTTTGCATGGTATACCTGTTATTGGGGTTATCTTTTTGTTTTTAGCAATTGTTTTTTGTGCGCTTGAGCTTTACTTTGTTTTAAATGATCATAAAGGAATTCGCGTTGGAGATATCTATGCCGAAACACAAGTGATCAATGAAGAAAAAAAAAGTTTGGAAATCAAGGCTTAA
- a CDS encoding HEAT repeat domain-containing protein: MKNTFNKHIKYFLRSLKGKACFAIVMFCFGLSSLQADTYHDNQHFSFWLNTLKQSPFVLLQKNAARQLGLMGDMRAKVELEYQAMNHASHEVRAEALYALGRMGSMSSMALLQQALNRETHPEAQKQARLALDILEKRRDYIEQLKEEKK; the protein is encoded by the coding sequence ATGAAAAATACATTCAACAAGCATATTAAATATTTCTTAAGAAGTTTAAAAGGCAAAGCTTGCTTTGCAATAGTTATGTTTTGTTTTGGATTGTCTTCATTACAAGCGGATACTTATCATGATAATCAACACTTTTCGTTTTGGTTGAATACTTTGAAACAAAGTCCTTTTGTTTTGTTGCAAAAAAATGCGGCTCGGCAACTGGGTTTAATGGGAGATATGCGTGCTAAAGTTGAGTTAGAGTATCAGGCCATGAACCATGCGTCGCATGAAGTCAGAGCTGAGGCTTTGTATGCATTGGGTCGTATGGGTTCCATGAGTAGCATGGCACTTCTACAACAAGCGCTCAATAGAGAAACCCATCCAGAAGCTCAAAAACAAGCCCGTCTTGCTCTGGATATTCTTGAAAAACGTAGAGATTACATAGAACAACTCAAAGAAGAAAAAAAATAA
- a CDS encoding leucine dehydrogenase: MAMKQDFSSSPTSNVISLMQEKSYEHISFFYDKDSGAKAIIAIHNTTLGPALGGLRFYPYQDESSALKDVLRLSKAMSYKAAIAGLSLGGGKSVLIGNPETDKNEAVLKAFGRFVERLNGKYITSVDSGTSDEDMIAVKSETKHVTGAPPEFGGSGDPSPMTAYGVFRGILASVEFQFGSSDLSGKRIAMQGLGHVGYPLAKLLHEAGAELIVTDINEKRIERCKQEFNAKAVSLEDILTVECDVLAPCALGGVITEALVPQLNTPIVAGAANNQLQSPAISELLFDKGIIYAPDFVINAGGLINVDQERHGYDETAAKAKTHQIHDTVLTILNRSKQENQDTAKIAITMAKERIYG; encoded by the coding sequence ATGGCAATGAAACAAGATTTTTCCTCAAGCCCTACCAGCAATGTCATATCATTAATGCAAGAAAAGAGTTATGAGCATATCAGTTTTTTCTACGATAAAGACTCTGGTGCCAAAGCGATTATCGCCATTCATAACACAACTTTAGGACCTGCTTTAGGAGGTTTACGTTTTTACCCTTATCAAGATGAATCTAGCGCTTTAAAAGATGTTTTACGCTTATCTAAAGCCATGTCTTATAAAGCTGCTATTGCTGGTTTGTCTCTTGGCGGTGGAAAATCCGTACTCATTGGTAACCCAGAAACTGACAAAAATGAGGCCGTCTTAAAAGCTTTTGGCCGTTTTGTTGAGCGACTCAATGGCAAATACATTACCTCTGTAGATTCCGGCACCTCTGATGAGGACATGATTGCCGTAAAATCCGAAACCAAACATGTTACTGGTGCCCCACCAGAGTTTGGTGGCTCAGGTGACCCATCACCGATGACTGCTTACGGTGTTTTTAGGGGCATCTTGGCCAGTGTTGAGTTTCAATTTGGCTCTTCCGACCTTTCTGGCAAGCGCATTGCCATGCAGGGACTTGGTCATGTTGGCTACCCTCTTGCCAAATTGTTGCATGAAGCAGGCGCAGAGCTTATTGTTACGGATATCAATGAAAAACGGATAGAACGTTGTAAACAAGAGTTCAATGCTAAAGCCGTTAGTTTAGAAGATATTCTTACGGTTGAATGTGATGTTTTAGCCCCTTGCGCATTGGGGGGTGTAATTACTGAAGCACTCGTTCCCCAACTCAATACACCCATCGTTGCTGGTGCTGCCAACAATCAGCTGCAGAGTCCCGCCATCTCAGAGCTCTTATTTGATAAAGGTATTATTTATGCACCTGATTTTGTCATCAATGCCGGAGGTTTAATCAATGTTGACCAAGAACGCCATGGTTATGATGAAACTGCGGCCAAAGCCAAAACCCATCAAATACATGACACTGTGTTGACGATTTTAAACCGCTCCAAGCAAGAGAACCAAGACACAGCAAAAATTGCCATCACCATGGCCAAAGAACGAATTTATGGCTAG
- a CDS encoding PilZ domain-containing protein, with protein MSDYSEKRLHKRVDAKVKVIFKTLEDLVHEYTHNISGGGIFIKTDKLLDPNAEIELEMRFPDDLGHYILKGKVTRLMSLSDPNSFGKQLYGVGVRFIDPDPKMVDIIEKTIVDSE; from the coding sequence GTGAGCGACTATTCAGAAAAAAGGCTGCATAAGCGGGTTGACGCTAAAGTTAAAGTTATTTTTAAGACTTTAGAAGACTTGGTGCACGAGTATACGCATAATATCAGTGGTGGGGGTATTTTTATCAAAACAGATAAACTCTTAGACCCCAATGCCGAAATTGAACTGGAAATGCGTTTTCCAGATGATCTAGGGCATTATATTTTAAAAGGCAAAGTAACTCGTTTGATGAGTTTGAGTGATCCCAATAGTTTTGGCAAGCAATTATATGGCGTGGGGGTGCGTTTTATTGATCCCGATCCAAAAATGGTGGATATTATAGAGAAAACTATAGTGGACTCAGAATAA